The DNA sequence CATATAAGACATGGCCATACAATCCATGGCTCATACAATCCATGGCTCATACAAGGCTTAGCCCTTCAGGCCCGCTGGCTGACACCGGCGGGCTTTTACATGTGTTATGCTCAGCTAAATCCCAGTAACTGAGCCTTATCCGCTATCCCCATGTCTACACTCAAACGCCTGTGCCATCTCTTAAGCCTAGCCCTGTTACTCGTCGTCCTCTCCGGCTGCTCAGATAAGCAGACAAGCCAGCCACCGCAGAGCCTCAAGCGTCTGGTGGAGGACAATCTGGTGGCTGGGCTACTGGCAGAGGATGCCAGCCTGGCCGTCACATTGAGTCGAAGTCGGGATCTCAGCGTCTGGAACCTCCCCGAGGGCAAGCAGCGCTTTCACTGGCCGGCTAACGCCTTCGAGCATCCGGGTTATCAGCTGGCCTTGTCGGGCAACAAGCGCTATCTGGCCTATGGCGGCAAACGCCAAATTACCCTGATAGATATCCAGCAGGGCAATATCCAGCTGACCTGGCAGGTCAACGGCTTTGACGACTACGCCAGCATCTCGACCCTAGCACTCAATCAGTCGGGCAGCCGCATCGCCATCGGCATGAACGAAGGCAGCGTGATCTTGGTGGATTTCAAGGCGCAGCAGTTTTCCCTGTTTAAGCAGCACGACGCCGAGGTGGCCTTCCTCGCCTTTGGCGCCTCGGATGAGCGCCTGTTATCCGCCGGCCATGATGGCAAGGTGCTCTGGTGGGTCAGTGGCAGCGGCGAGATAATAAAGCAATTATCCCTGCCCCAACGCATCACCAGCCTGGCGTTTGACGAGGCCGATAGGCGCCTCTTCTTCGCCGACAACCTGGACAATCATCAACTGCTGGCATTCGACACAGGTGAGGCGCTGAGTGAACTGAGCTACTTCGAGCGCTACCGCTATTTTCGCCGCGCCCGCTTCATTCACAGGGGCGATGAGTTGATCACCGCCACCTCGAAACAGACTATCTTTCGCTGGCAGGTCGCCACCGGCAAGGAGCTAGAACGCTGGCAGCTTACCCCCTTCTCCATGGGCACGACCGTCATGGATATGGTGAGCTATGGTGGGCAGCTCATCACCCTCAGCTCAGACGGCGCCTTAGAGTACTGGGAGTTAGGCTCTGGAAATTAAGCACTGGGAATTGAGTTAAGCACTAGCCCTTAGCTGTCGCTATTGAGCCCAAGCCGCTTGGCCAGGGGCTCTATGGCCGCGCCCTGCAACAGGATTGAGAAGAGCACGATGAAGAACACCAGGTGCACCATCTCAACCGCCCCCTCGACACCGGCCGCCGCTGGGATCAGCGAGAAGACGATAGGTGTCGCCCCCTTGAGACCTATGGAGGAGATAAACAGCCGCTTCTTCCAGCTCGCCTGACGAAACGGCAGATAACAAATCTGCACCGCCAGCGGCCTGGCCACCAGCATCAGCAACGCCGCCGGGATAAGCGACAGGAAGAAAACACTAAACAGGGTCTGGGGGAAGATCTGCAGCCCGAGTATGATGAACATCAGCGACTGCGCCAGCCAGGAGAGGCTGTTAAAGAAATGCCGCGTCACCTCCACGCCCCGACGTATGCCGTTGCCCATCACCACGCCACACACATAGGAGGCGATCAGGATATTGCCGCCGGCCAGCTCGCTGCCATAGGCCGCCAGCACGAAACTGGCGAGCACAAACACAGGGATCAGGCCATATTCCTCCAGATGTATGCTGTTCAGCGCCCACACCGCTAGCCTGGCCACCACGAAAGCGACGCCTATCCCTAAGGCGATCTGCAAGCCTAGCATCTGGCCTATTGCCCAAGGTGATACCGGCGCATCCGGCGCCAGAGCGATACCTGTGAGTATCATCACCATCACCAGGGCGACCGGGTCGTTGGTGGCCGACTCGAACTCCAGCACAGTATCCGTGCGCTCCTTGAGCTTGAGCTTCTTCGACTCCAGAATCGAGAACACGGCCGCGGCATCGGTCGAGGAGACCACGGCAGCAAACAACAGGCAGATCACCAGGCTCCATTCCGTCAGCGGATAGAGGAGCGCCCCCAGAATAAGCGTGGTCAGCAGTACCCCGAAGGTTGCCAGCACCCCACCCTCACGGTAGGCCAGCTTAATGCTCTCCGTCTTGGTATTGATGCCACCGACGAAGACGATCATGTTGAGAGCGACCGCCCCGACCGTGGAGGTCAGGGTGAGGTTATCGTAGACAAAATTAAACTCGCCATTGCCCAGGCTCAGGCCCACGCCCATGAAGATCAACAGACTGGGCAACCCCAGGGTCTTTGAGGGGTGATGCAACAGGATCCCCACGGCAATCAGCGCGGCGATCCCTAACAAGATAACCTGGTAGGACATAGGTCTCCTTCTGGCAGATGAATAGGCTGGGACAATCAGATTTGCCCCCCTATTTTAGCAGAGGATCTATTAATTGGAGATGAGTTAAATGATTGATTAACTGTTTTTAATTGAAAAAAAAGCCCGAACTGAGTCGGGCTTACTTATCGCTATTTGGCCTTGGATGCCAGATAGGGTTTCACCAGCAGGAAGACCCCCACCAGCAGGAAAGGAATACTCAGCATCTGACCGGCGCTCATGGTCCAGTCCTGGGCATACGCCGCCTGCTTCACCTTGACGAACTCTATGGCAAAACGGGCACTGAACACCCACACCAGGAAGAGGCCGAACAGGGCGCCCTGCTTCTGCTTCATCTCTGTGGTCTTGTAGATAGCCCAAAGGGCGATGAAGATGCTCAGGTAGGCCAGCGCCTCATACAGCTGGGCCGGATGGCGCGGCAACATGTCCACCCGCTCGAAGACGATGGCCCAGGGCTTGTCGCTCGGCACCCCGAGGATCTCAGAATTGACGAAGTTGGCCATGCGCACGAAGAAGCCGAAGATGGCCGTGGCGATCGCCAGCCGATCCAGCAGGAAGAGGAAAGGTAGCTTCATCTTGCGATGATAATAGTAGAGCGCCAGGATCGCCCCCAGGCCGCCGCCATGGCTGGCCAGGCCGCCTTCCCAGATCGCCAGAATCTTAGCCGGGTGCGCGAAGTAGTAGCTGGGATCGTAAAACAACACATGGGCCAGACGCGCGCCCACCACTATGCCGATAACGCAGTAGATCAAGAGGTTATCCAGTGACTCCACATCCAGGCCTTCGCGCACATAGATGCGTTTCATCACCTGAAAGCCCGCGAAGATCGCGCTAGCAAACAGGACGCCATACCAATGTATCGTCAGCCCCATGAAAGAGACCAACACAGGGTCCATATTCCAAATAAAGTGATCCAAAAACCTAAACTCCCTCGCCTGAGGCCGACTGGCCTAGTGAATAACGCTGCTGACAGGCAGTTTTACGCGCTTCGACTTGGTTATTCAAGGTCTTGTGGCGATTTTCAACATACAGATACAAAAAAGCCCGGGAGAAATCTCCCAGGCTTTTGGTGATGGTTCGCAAACCCGGGGAATTTAGTCCCCAGCTCGCAAACAGGAGCGAATTAGTCCACCAGGCTCTCGAACAGCGTCTTAAACTTGGCCAGCCCCTCGGCCATGATCTCATCGCTGATGGTCAACGCCGGCAGGAAGCGGATCACGTTGCCATAGAAGCCACAGGCCAGCAGCACCAAGCCATGGGCCGCGGCGTTGGCGATGATCGCCTGGGTCAATGCCGTGTTGGGCTGCTCAATGTCACCGTCGATCACCAACTCCATGGCGATCATGGCGCCTTGATTGCGCACCTCGCCAATCAGCTGTGGATATTGCTCCTTGAGGGCAGAGAGCGCCTGATTGAAGCTGTCGCCTATCTTAACGGCGCGCTCCACCAGCTGCTCCTCTTGCATCACCTCGAGCACCGCCAGCGCCGCCACGCAGCCCACGGGTGAGCCGCCATAAGTGCCGCCAAGGCCTCCCGGCAACGGCGCGTCCATGATCTCGCTCTTACCCACCACGGCCGCGAGTGGGAAGCCACCGGCGATCCCCTTGGCCATGGTCATCAGATCCGGCTCGACGCCCGCGTGTTCACAGCTGAACATCTTGCCGGTACGGCCAAAGCCGGTCTGGATCTCATCCATCACCAGCACGATACCATGCTGATCGCACAGTGCCCTGAGGGCCTGTAAGAATTCTGGCGGCGCGGCGTAAAAACCGCCCTCGCCCTGCACAGGCTCGACCACGATCGCCGCCACATCACAAGGAGCGATATCCACCTTAAACAGATGCTCGATCGCCTTGAGGGAGTCTTTCACGCTCACGCCATGGAACGCCACCGGATAAGGCGCGTGGAAGATATCCCCGGCGAAGGGGCCAAACTGATGCTTGTAGGGGGTGATCTTACCCGTCAGCGCCATGGTCAGGTTGGTGCGGCCATGGAAGCCACCGTTGAAGGCGATAACGCCGCGACGCCCTGTGTGGGCCCTAGCGATCTTGACGCAATTTTCCACCGCCTCGGCGCCCGTGGTCACGAAGATCGCCTTCTTGTCGCTACCGCCGGGGGCGATGCGATTAAGCTGCTCCGCCAGCGCCACCGCCGACTCGTAAGGGTTCACCATCACACAGGTGTGGCTGAAGTTATCCAGCTGCGCCTTGACCGCCGCCACCACCTTGGGATGGCTATGACCCGTGTTACACACGGCGATCCCTGTACCGAAGTCGATGTAGCGCTTGCCTTCGACATCCCACAGCTCGGCGTTTAACGCCCGCTCCACATAGACGGGATAGGCGTTCCCCTGTCCCCTGGCGATCGCCTGTACCTTACGCGCCTGTAATTCTGCGTTGCTCATCGTCTCTATCCTTATTTCTACTTATCCAGGCCACCGAGGCACAGGTATTTAATTTCCAGATAATCGTCCAGGCCATACTTGGAGCCTTCACGGCCGTTGCCCGACTGCTTCACCCCGCCAAAAGGTGCGGCGGCGTTGGAGATGATCCCCTCGTTGACGCCCACCATGCCATACTCCAGCCCCTCGGCGACGCGGAAGATGCGGCCGATATCCCGGGCGTAGAAATAGGCGGCCAGGCCATATTCGGTATCGTTGGCCATGGCCAGCGCCTCAGCCTCGCTATCGAAGCTGATGATAGGGGTCACGGGGCCGAAGATCTCGTTGCGTGCCAGCGGCATCTCGTTGGTCACATCTGTGACGATCACAGGTGCCAGGAAACTCTCGCCCAGCTCACTCGGCTGGCCGCCGGTTACCAGCTTGGCACCGCTTGCCACTGTGTCATCCACCAGCTTAAGCACATTCTGCACTGCATCCTTGGAGATCATGGGGCCGACGGTCACGCCATCGCCCAGGCCATCGCCCAACTTGAGATTGGCCACGGCGGCGGTAAATTTTTCGGTAAAGGCCGCGGCAACTCCCTTCTGCACAAAGATACGGTTGGTGCAGACACAGGTTTGCCCGGCGTTGCGATACTTGGAGATCAGGGCGCCCTGCACCGCGGCGTCGATATCGGCATCGTCGAACACGATAAAGGGCGCATTGCCCCCCAGCTCCATGGAGACCTTCTTCACGCTGGTCGCGCACTGAGCCAGCAAAATCTTGCCCACGGCGGTAGAGCCGGTGAAGGTGAACTTAGCCACGTCCGGATGCTGGGTCAGCACCTTGCCCATGCCCACGGCATCTTCGCCCACCACTATGTTGAACACCCCGGCAGGAATACCTGCGCGCTCTGCCAGCTCGGCCATCGCCAGGGCCGACAGCGGTGTCAGCGGAGAGGGACGTGCCACGAAGGTACAACCGGCCGCCAGCGCAGCCGCCGCCTTACGGGCGATCATGGCGTTGGGGAAGTTCCACGGAGTAATAGAGGCCACCACGCCCACAGGCTGCTTGATCACCAAAATACGCTTGTCGTTAGCAGGCGCCGGAATAGTGTCACCATAGACACGCTTGCCCTCCTCGGCGAACCAGTCGATAAAGGCGGCGCCATAGGCGATCTCCCCCTTGGCCTCGGCCAGGGGCTTACCCTGCTCCAGGGTCAGCAAGCGGCCCAGATCTTCCTGGTGCTCCATCATCAGGTTGAACCATTTACGCATCAGGGCGGCGCGCTCGTTAGCTGAACGCTTAGACCACTCAGGCAGTGCCCGCTTGGCGGCCAATATGGCCTCCTGGGTATCGTCGAGACTGGCGTCAACCACCTGGGCGATCACCTCCTGGCTGGCCGGATTCACCACGTCGAAGCGCTGCTCGCCCACCGTCCATCTGCCGTCGATATAGGAGGAAAGTTTGATTAACTGAGTGTCTTTAATTCCCTGCATAACAGTTCCCTGCATAAATAGTTTGAATCTAAAGGGCTACGCCTGAGCTTGAATCAAGACGGGCGCGCTAATTTCTCTATTGAATAGCAAAACTAACTCGGGTTAAATACCAAATATTCAACAAAAAGTTTGAAGCTTATAAAACTAATGAGCAAACAGTCCATCATCCCTAAGGCGATCACCGAATACGATCTCAGATTACTGCGCATCTTTCGCACCGTGGTCGAGAATGGTGGCTTCGCCGCCGCAGAGAATGAACTCGGGGTCACCCGCTCCACCATCAGCGTGCATATGTCCAACCTTGAGAGTCGCATGAAGCTCAAGCTGTGTAGCCGGGGACGGGGCGGATTTGCCCTCACGGAGGCGGGCCAGGCCGTGTATCACGCCTGCATCGAACTATTCGATTCCCTCAACGATTTCTCGATGTTTGTTAACAACTTGGGGGAAGAGTTGATCGGCGAACTGGTGATCCTCTGCGCCGATCAGCTGGACTACGGCATGCAGCAGAAGCTGGCCCAGGTGATCGCCTACATACACGAGCGTCAGCCCCAGCTGCACCTGATTCTTGATGGCGAGGCGCTGCACCAGATAGAGAAGTCGCTGCTACAGGACAAGGCCCATGTCGGCCTCTTACCCAGCTATCAACAGATCCAGGGCCTCAACTATCAGACCATCTTCAGCGAGCCCATCTACCTGTGTTGCAGCGCCAAGCATCCCTATTTTCATCTGAGCGACAAAGAAATCAGCGCCGAGATGCTGGCCAAGACCCCCTCTATCCACCCAGGTGTCGATATAGACCCCGAGGGCAGAGAGCAGCTCAAACGCCTCAACCTGTCGGCCAAGGCGTATCAGTTTGATACTCGTAAAACCTTAATTCTATCGGGTTGCTACATAGGTTACCTGCCCCTGAGCTACATTCAGGAGGAGCTGAAACAGCAGGAGATCAAGATCATTCACGGGGATGAGGCCTGTTACCAGTTCAACCTCTCCATGGTGGTCAAGCAGTCGGCGCGTGAGAGCGCCAAGGTAGAGCTGCTGACCCAGGCCTTCAATGAGGTGTTTGGCCTAGAGCCGGGCAGTGAATCAAAAAAGGCTGCGGCCACACCTTAGATCTCCCCAAGATATAGACCACAGCCAAGATGTCTTATGACCATCAACAGCAATATCTAATCAAACATTAAATATAATCAGCGGCCATCCCGGCCGCGCAAGCACAAACAATTTGATAAAGGGCCCCACGCCTCAAATGGTGCAGGGAGCGTGAGACGCAGGGCCAGGACTCGCTTTACGTTTTGATTAACCCATTAAATACCCAGGGTAAACTTATACTTGATATAGAAACGGGTATCGGTCAGATCCTCTCCATTGTCATAATCCACAATGGCGTGTCTTGCCCGCACACTTAAGCCTTTCATCAAACTATCCAGTGAATAGCTAACCGAGAAGTTGGTTTCGCGAAAGTCACTGCCCGAGGTCTCAGGCACATCGAAATCCCCATAGAAGACGTAGGCGCTCAGCCCTTTTGCCCCCAACTTATCGAAATCGTAGGCCACTCTCAGGGCATTGACCGTCTCGTTGGCACGGGCCGATTGATTAACCTGCTGGATCACCACCTTGTCATCACCCCAAGGGGTCAACACGGTATCGTCCCCTGTCTTGGCATACATATAGGTGAGGTTTAATCCGGCATATTTCACGCCGAGGTGCGCGCCATACTGATAGGTATCCAACTCACCGGCGGTCTCCTTGCCAGAGGACTGCTGGGTCAGATAAGAGGGAGTGACATAGAGGTTGGCATCCCCGACATTCATCGACAGATTCAGCTTCACAAAGGTCTGATTGAAGACATCTTCCATGCGGTAGTGCCAGAGATCGGCGGCCCCTTTCACGCCATCGAACTGCAACTTGTATTTACCGCCCAGGGCATAAACAGGGTTATCGGCGACTTCTACGACCCGACCTGTCGTGCGTCTCACCTCGCTGGCGACAGCCTCTGCCACTGTCACAAATTGATTGTCGAACCACCCCATAGAGTCAGTGATATAGAGGGCCGAGAGGGTGAGATTATCGACGCTATTGTTATAGGCGGTAAAGCCACGGAAGGTGCGGGGAATGGCGCGGATATCATGGGGGTTCATCATAGGGGTACGCAGCTCTTGCGCACCATATTTAAACTTAGTGTTCCACCACTCGCCCTGGATAAAATACTCCTGCAGGCGGTTTACGTTCTCGTGATTCGGTCCCACCAGGCCATAGAAGCTATCCGAGTCATTGGTCCACAAGGAGTTGGCCGAAGCAAAGCTGGTGCCTATGCTGATGCCATTGACGGCGGCGGTGTTGTAATAGAAGAGTCCACCCAGCGAGGTGTCATGCTTGGTATTGGTGTCTCCGTCGAAATCACGGGTAAAGTCGAAGAGTCTCAACTCGCCCCGCAAGCTGCCTTGACTGAACATCTGATCTAGAGTGGTGTCGGCGGCAGCCGGTAGCGCAATAGCTGACATCACCAATAGCGATAAATAGTTTTTTTTCATCATCTTATTTCCCTGTCTCTCGAATAAGTCCGACATCAAGCAGACCTTTGAGAGAATCATTCTTTTGTCGTTATTCGTCGCTGCGCAGCAACATCAAGCCTGAGGTCACCCTTATCCCTTAGGTGACACTCGATTACATAACGCCAATAATTCAACGTTATACGTTAAATGTACGACATTTGAATTTGACGGTATATTGCATCGATTGAGATATGAACAGTCGCTCACGGATTTATGTAAAGTGGGGAAAGGGTCACTTTTGTGATAATCAATTGTTAAAAATTGCTAACGCGACTATTGAATTTTTGCGGCCGGGGCTGCTAGGGGAAATAGTGGTAATTCAGCATGAACTACTCAGAAGATGGCTAGCTATGATATAATTTTCATCCACTTAATTTTATGGAATTTATCTTGAACACTTTTCAGCCAATCAAACAGGTCAAGGCCTCTGAAGAGGTGTCTAACCAGCTCAAGCAAGCCATTTTCCAGGGCAAGTTTAGTGTCGGCGATAAATTACCCTCAGAGCGGGAACTGATCGAAAGTTTCCAGGTGAGCCGCACCGTGGTGCGCGAAGCGATCAAGAGTCTTGAAGCGAAAGATCTGGTAGAGATCAAACAGGGAGCCACCGGCGGCGCCTTTGTAAAAGCCCTCACCTTCGAGCGCCTGAGCAACGACTGTAAGGATCTCTTCTTTCTCGGCCAGATGTCGTTTAACGAGATCTGCCAGGCAAGATTGGCCATCGAGCCCATAGTGGCCGGCCTCGCCGCAAAATACTGTACCCAAGAGCAGGCCACTCAGCTGCGTGAAGCCAATGCCCATGAGAGCGACAGCCTGGCCTACCCAGAAACGGTATTTCTGCGTAGCCGAGTCCATTATCTGTTGGCCGACATGTGCCAGAACCGATTCCTGATGGCGATAGACAAGTCACTGATCCAACTGGTTGCCTCTATCGTCCAGCAATTTCAGCCCGATACCGACAAGATACACCCGGCGGGCCTGCATAACTCTATCGTAGATGCCGTCATCGCCGGCGATGAAAAAGCGGCCGAAGAGGCGATGCGTAGCCATCTCACCGAATTTATCGGCCTGTTAGCGGGAATCGAAGAGGAATACCGCAACAGCCGCTAGTCAATGGTTTGAGCCTTGATGGCGTCTTTACTCAAGACGCCAGCCTAACGCTAAAACTTCTCCAGCAGCAACTCGTCGAAATCCTCTGGGCCGGTATTAAGCCCAAGCTCGGCGATACGCGCCTTAACTGCCTCTAATTCCTTATCGACCTGGCTCAGGGTCAATGTGTTGTCGTCCAGCAGATACACCAGTTTCTGGCTGCTGAAATAGAACACCTGTATGGTGAGGGCGTCGATGTCGTTGCGCTCGCCCGCCTGCTTAATCTGCTTAAACTTGCGGTAGATGCGGTTCTGCAGCGCCTTGAGCCGCGACACATAATAGATCTCGCGAAAGTACGCTTTGTGGCGCTGTTGGTAGAGCCCCAAGGCGCAGATGCCAAAGCCGATCAACACGCCGAAGAAATTCAGGTGCAGGTTGCCGGTCGACTCGCCGCTGACCACCTCCTGATTGCCAAACAAGGCGATCAACAGCTGCCCTGATACCAGAGA is a window from the Shewanella loihica PV-4 genome containing:
- a CDS encoding OprD family outer membrane porin, yielding MMKKNYLSLLVMSAIALPAAADTTLDQMFSQGSLRGELRLFDFTRDFDGDTNTKHDTSLGGLFYYNTAAVNGISIGTSFASANSLWTNDSDSFYGLVGPNHENVNRLQEYFIQGEWWNTKFKYGAQELRTPMMNPHDIRAIPRTFRGFTAYNNSVDNLTLSALYITDSMGWFDNQFVTVAEAVASEVRRTTGRVVEVADNPVYALGGKYKLQFDGVKGAADLWHYRMEDVFNQTFVKLNLSMNVGDANLYVTPSYLTQQSSGKETAGELDTYQYGAHLGVKYAGLNLTYMYAKTGDDTVLTPWGDDKVVIQQVNQSARANETVNALRVAYDFDKLGAKGLSAYVFYGDFDVPETSGSDFRETNFSVSYSLDSLMKGLSVRARHAIVDYDNGEDLTDTRFYIKYKFTLGI
- a CDS encoding DUF3087 family protein; this translates as MMLVEVDKARYRQHLNRVIAVFLASLALLSLVSGQLLIALFGNQEVVSGESTGNLHLNFFGVLIGFGICALGLYQQRHKAYFREIYYVSRLKALQNRIYRKFKQIKQAGERNDIDALTIQVFYFSSQKLVYLLDDNTLTLSQVDKELEAVKARIAELGLNTGPEDFDELLLEKF
- a CDS encoding FadR/GntR family transcriptional regulator, with translation MNTFQPIKQVKASEEVSNQLKQAIFQGKFSVGDKLPSERELIESFQVSRTVVREAIKSLEAKDLVEIKQGATGGAFVKALTFERLSNDCKDLFFLGQMSFNEICQARLAIEPIVAGLAAKYCTQEQATQLREANAHESDSLAYPETVFLRSRVHYLLADMCQNRFLMAIDKSLIQLVASIVQQFQPDTDKIHPAGLHNSIVDAVIAGDEKAAEEAMRSHLTEFIGLLAGIEEEYRNSR
- the gabT gene encoding 4-aminobutyrate--2-oxoglutarate transaminase — its product is MSNAELQARKVQAIARGQGNAYPVYVERALNAELWDVEGKRYIDFGTGIAVCNTGHSHPKVVAAVKAQLDNFSHTCVMVNPYESAVALAEQLNRIAPGGSDKKAIFVTTGAEAVENCVKIARAHTGRRGVIAFNGGFHGRTNLTMALTGKITPYKHQFGPFAGDIFHAPYPVAFHGVSVKDSLKAIEHLFKVDIAPCDVAAIVVEPVQGEGGFYAAPPEFLQALRALCDQHGIVLVMDEIQTGFGRTGKMFSCEHAGVEPDLMTMAKGIAGGFPLAAVVGKSEIMDAPLPGGLGGTYGGSPVGCVAALAVLEVMQEEQLVERAVKIGDSFNQALSALKEQYPQLIGEVRNQGAMIAMELVIDGDIEQPNTALTQAIIANAAAHGLVLLACGFYGNVIRFLPALTISDEIMAEGLAKFKTLFESLVD
- a CDS encoding WD40 repeat domain-containing protein, giving the protein MSTLKRLCHLLSLALLLVVLSGCSDKQTSQPPQSLKRLVEDNLVAGLLAEDASLAVTLSRSRDLSVWNLPEGKQRFHWPANAFEHPGYQLALSGNKRYLAYGGKRQITLIDIQQGNIQLTWQVNGFDDYASISTLALNQSGSRIAIGMNEGSVILVDFKAQQFSLFKQHDAEVAFLAFGASDERLLSAGHDGKVLWWVSGSGEIIKQLSLPQRITSLAFDEADRRLFFADNLDNHQLLAFDTGEALSELSYFERYRYFRRARFIHRGDELITATSKQTIFRWQVATGKELERWQLTPFSMGTTVMDMVSYGGQLITLSSDGALEYWELGSGN
- a CDS encoding NAD-dependent succinate-semialdehyde dehydrogenase — its product is MQGIKDTQLIKLSSYIDGRWTVGEQRFDVVNPASQEVIAQVVDASLDDTQEAILAAKRALPEWSKRSANERAALMRKWFNLMMEHQEDLGRLLTLEQGKPLAEAKGEIAYGAAFIDWFAEEGKRVYGDTIPAPANDKRILVIKQPVGVVASITPWNFPNAMIARKAAAALAAGCTFVARPSPLTPLSALAMAELAERAGIPAGVFNIVVGEDAVGMGKVLTQHPDVAKFTFTGSTAVGKILLAQCATSVKKVSMELGGNAPFIVFDDADIDAAVQGALISKYRNAGQTCVCTNRIFVQKGVAAAFTEKFTAAVANLKLGDGLGDGVTVGPMISKDAVQNVLKLVDDTVASGAKLVTGGQPSELGESFLAPVIVTDVTNEMPLARNEIFGPVTPIISFDSEAEALAMANDTEYGLAAYFYARDIGRIFRVAEGLEYGMVGVNEGIISNAAAPFGGVKQSGNGREGSKYGLDDYLEIKYLCLGGLDK
- a CDS encoding LysR family transcriptional regulator; the encoded protein is MSKQSIIPKAITEYDLRLLRIFRTVVENGGFAAAENELGVTRSTISVHMSNLESRMKLKLCSRGRGGFALTEAGQAVYHACIELFDSLNDFSMFVNNLGEELIGELVILCADQLDYGMQQKLAQVIAYIHERQPQLHLILDGEALHQIEKSLLQDKAHVGLLPSYQQIQGLNYQTIFSEPIYLCCSAKHPYFHLSDKEISAEMLAKTPSIHPGVDIDPEGREQLKRLNLSAKAYQFDTRKTLILSGCYIGYLPLSYIQEELKQQEIKIIHGDEACYQFNLSMVVKQSARESAKVELLTQAFNEVFGLEPGSESKKAAATP
- the lgt gene encoding prolipoprotein diacylglyceryl transferase, whose product is MDPVLVSFMGLTIHWYGVLFASAIFAGFQVMKRIYVREGLDVESLDNLLIYCVIGIVVGARLAHVLFYDPSYYFAHPAKILAIWEGGLASHGGGLGAILALYYYHRKMKLPFLFLLDRLAIATAIFGFFVRMANFVNSEILGVPSDKPWAIVFERVDMLPRHPAQLYEALAYLSIFIALWAIYKTTEMKQKQGALFGLFLVWVFSARFAIEFVKVKQAAYAQDWTMSAGQMLSIPFLLVGVFLLVKPYLASKAK
- a CDS encoding potassium/proton antiporter, with amino-acid sequence MSYQVILLGIAALIAVGILLHHPSKTLGLPSLLIFMGVGLSLGNGEFNFVYDNLTLTSTVGAVALNMIVFVGGINTKTESIKLAYREGGVLATFGVLLTTLILGALLYPLTEWSLVICLLFAAVVSSTDAAAVFSILESKKLKLKERTDTVLEFESATNDPVALVMVMILTGIALAPDAPVSPWAIGQMLGLQIALGIGVAFVVARLAVWALNSIHLEEYGLIPVFVLASFVLAAYGSELAGGNILIASYVCGVVMGNGIRRGVEVTRHFFNSLSWLAQSLMFIILGLQIFPQTLFSVFFLSLIPAALLMLVARPLAVQICYLPFRQASWKKRLFISSIGLKGATPIVFSLIPAAAGVEGAVEMVHLVFFIVLFSILLQGAAIEPLAKRLGLNSDS